Proteins encoded within one genomic window of Geotalea daltonii FRC-32:
- a CDS encoding PilN domain-containing protein yields the protein MIKINLLPVRAAKKKETTRQQISILVITVVGTLAVCAVLYSLVISKISHAKDEISRTEQEIQQLKTKIGEIDNIKKLQAEVKKKLDILNRLRKEKTGPVSRLAMLSDAVPDKLWLTKYSESAGTISLSGAAFSEDDIAALMKNLQAIPDFTNVELQVSEQTEIAKTKAKRFDITLKLAAFAPPEPDKKIK from the coding sequence ATGATAAAAATTAATTTATTACCGGTTAGAGCAGCCAAGAAGAAGGAAACGACCAGACAGCAGATTTCCATACTGGTAATTACTGTAGTAGGTACTCTGGCTGTATGTGCAGTTCTGTACTCGCTGGTTATTTCCAAGATTTCGCATGCAAAGGATGAAATCTCTAGAACCGAACAGGAAATCCAGCAGCTGAAGACTAAGATTGGTGAAATAGACAATATCAAAAAGCTTCAAGCTGAAGTAAAGAAGAAGTTGGACATTCTGAACCGTTTGCGAAAGGAAAAAACAGGTCCTGTGAGCAGGCTTGCCATGCTTAGTGATGCTGTGCCTGATAAGCTATGGCTTACCAAGTACAGTGAATCTGCAGGTACAATATCACTTTCTGGGGCTGCTTTCAGTGAAGATGATATCGCAGCTCTTATGAAAAACCTGCAGGCAATACCTGATTTTACCAATGTGGAGCTCCAGGTTTCGGAACAAACGGAAATAGCCAAAACCAAAGCTAAGAGATTTGATATAACATTAAAGCTTGCAGCCTTTGCCCCTCCCGAACCAGATAAAAAGATAAAATAA
- the pilM gene encoding type IV pilus biogenesis protein PilM → MFFTKKKDIVGVDIGSSSIKLVQLKVQKGSFQLQNVGLIPLPAEAIVDNTLMDSSSIVEGIKTLIDSLKITSKEAACSISGNSVIIRKISLPVMPAEELEEQIHWEAEQYIPFDINDVNIDFQIIAPDDIDSSKMNVLLVASKKDIINDYLAVFTEAGMRLTVVDVDSFAVQNAFELNYDVSPEEVNALVNIGASVMNMNIVKDGISLFTRDVQLGSSLFNEEIQKQFGVNNEDAERMKIAKSDADDGRLKDVLARANDTLAVEMRRSLDFYNSTAGEGKISKVYLSGGGAKSASLPETVSQKLGIPVEILNPFSKVRYDQKEFDPEYLREIGPLVTVAIGLATRRLGDK, encoded by the coding sequence ATGTTTTTTACCAAAAAGAAGGATATTGTTGGCGTAGATATCGGATCCAGTTCTATAAAGCTGGTACAGCTTAAGGTGCAGAAAGGAAGCTTTCAGTTGCAGAATGTTGGGCTGATTCCACTGCCCGCCGAGGCCATTGTAGATAATACTCTCATGGACAGTTCTTCAATAGTTGAAGGAATCAAAACTCTTATAGATAGTCTGAAAATAACTTCAAAAGAAGCGGCGTGTTCCATTTCCGGGAACTCAGTAATCATAAGAAAAATATCTTTACCAGTTATGCCTGCTGAAGAACTTGAGGAACAAATACATTGGGAAGCAGAACAATATATTCCTTTTGATATCAACGATGTTAATATAGATTTTCAGATCATTGCCCCAGATGATATTGATTCTTCCAAAATGAATGTGCTTCTAGTGGCTAGCAAAAAGGATATCATTAATGATTATCTGGCCGTTTTCACTGAAGCAGGCATGAGACTTACAGTTGTTGATGTTGACTCGTTTGCTGTTCAGAACGCATTTGAGCTTAACTACGATGTTAGCCCAGAAGAGGTTAATGCTTTAGTCAACATAGGTGCCAGCGTCATGAACATGAATATTGTCAAGGACGGAATTTCTCTGTTTACCCGCGATGTTCAACTCGGTAGTTCCCTGTTTAACGAGGAAATACAAAAGCAATTTGGTGTTAACAATGAAGACGCAGAGAGAATGAAGATCGCTAAATCAGATGCTGATGATGGCAGACTGAAAGACGTTTTGGCTCGTGCAAATGACACACTTGCCGTTGAAATGCGACGATCCCTTGACTTCTATAATTCCACTGCCGGAGAAGGCAAAATAAGTAAGGTTTATCTTAGTGGTGGTGGAGCAAAATCTGCTTCGTTACCAGAAACAGTCAGTCAGAAACTGGGTATACCAGTAGAAATACTTAATCCCTTTTCGAAGGTAAGGTATGATCAAAAAGAATTTGATCCTGAATACCTGAGAGAAATAGGTCCTCTTGTAACTGTTGCTATAGGACTGGCGACAAGGAGGCTTGGGGATAAATGA
- a CDS encoding helix-turn-helix transcriptional regulator yields the protein MRVKNCVRKIREQRLMSKAELARLAGVSPVTIDRIERGEECRMETKRKIILALGFSLSDKDKVFQE from the coding sequence ATGCGAGTAAAGAACTGTGTCAGGAAAATACGTGAACAGCGATTGATGAGCAAAGCTGAGCTAGCGAGATTGGCCGGCGTTTCTCCTGTTACCATAGATCGTATAGAGCGTGGGGAAGAATGTCGTATGGAAACCAAGAGAAAAATAATATTGGCACTCGGATTTTCACTATCGGACAAAGATAAAGTATTTCAAGAATAA